The nucleotide sequence GGGTCGGCGAGCAGCTCGGCCGCCCCGTCGTCAAGGCGTGGAACGCCATCCTCTCGGGCTCGTTCGCCACCAAGCACACGGCTGCCGGCACCCCCGGCCGGATCGCGATCCCCGTCGCCGCGGATGCGGAGGCCGACCGGGCGCTGGGCATGGCACTGGTCGAGGACACCGGCTTCGATGGCTTCGACGCCGGCAGCCTGGCGGACTCGTGGCGCCAGCAGCCCGGCGCGCCGGCCTACTGCACCGACCTCACCCGCGACGAGCTGTCCGCCGCCCTGGCAGCAGCCGCTCCCGGCCGTGCGCCGAAGCGGCGAGACCTGGCCATCACCGTGATCTCCGAGCTCATTGCCGACGACCCGACCGGCCGGGGGAACGACTTCCTCCTGTCAGTCGCCCGGTTGATCTACCCCTGACCCGGACCGAGCCCGGACAAGCCGGGACGCAGGCGGTGCGCGGAGGACCCGTTGGTGCGCGCCCCGCCACGCCGGGGCTCGGTCAGTACCGCGCCGACGATGCTCTCGGTCTCTGTGGCGATGAGGGTCGCATCGTCGGGGAGCGGCTGACCGTCGGCGAGCTCGAGGTAGTACTCCGCGCTGAAGGGACCAACACTAAGCGCGCTCATGGCCCGGTAGTGCGGGTAGGCGGACGAGCCGCCGGGGGTGAGGTCGTCACACCGCTCCTTGATGCCACTGGCGCTCTGCTCTGCGATGCCAGACGCCGCCCGAGGCAAGCGGAACCACGCGGGCAAGCGGAGAAGGGGTGCGGTCCACTGCCTTAGACCAATCCTGCGGACGGGCTGGATACGGGCGTGAACGTCGACTTGGAGTACCTGCCAATGCTGCGCATGGTGGCGACGTTCACCGCAGAGCCCACGCCGCCGCCGGCCAGCGGAATCCACTTCACGAGGTTGATTGCGCCCTTGGTCCCGAACTTGGTGAACAGGCGGTAGCCCACCTTCTTGTTGATCTCGATGAGGATCGTGCCGGGCAGCTTGTTCAACGCGGCCATGGCGGTCTTGTTCGCCACGTTGATGCCTATGTCAGCCAGCACCGCCGACCCTGCCGACCCCAACAGACTGAGCAGCACGGCGCTGCGCACCTCCTCGGAGGTCACGTCGTAACCACGGAGGTGGGCGATGCCCGCTGAACACCTCGCC is from Rhodococcus sp. X156 and encodes:
- a CDS encoding NAD(P)-binding domain-containing protein, which gives rise to MQIGILGVGNVGATLAQRLTAAGHEVKVANSRGPETIPAEVTASGGRAVRAHDAVSDVEALIVSIPLIRIPDIRPLVDQLPAGAVLLDTSNYYPFREGRIPALDEGQVESVWVGEQLGRPVVKAWNAILSGSFATKHTAAGTPGRIAIPVAADAEADRALGMALVEDTGFDGFDAGSLADSWRQQPGAPAYCTDLTRDELSAALAAAAPGRAPKRRDLAITVISELIADDPTGRGNDFLLSVARLIYP
- a CDS encoding EcsC family protein; protein product: MTSPMAPASTGMVVINKVISIGIDGIGPLSSAREIAEESLAHHGEVEKAIDRLIATHMRLVGATGFATGVGGAFTMPVTIPADITLLYAYAARCSAGIAHLRGYDVTSEEVRSAVLLSLLGSAGSAVLADIGINVANKTAMAALNKLPGTILIEINKKVGYRLFTKFGTKGAINLVKWIPLAGGGVGSAVNVATMRSIGRYSKSTFTPVSSPSAGLV